In Primulina eburnea isolate SZY01 chromosome 3, ASM2296580v1, whole genome shotgun sequence, one DNA window encodes the following:
- the LOC140825958 gene encoding arogenate dehydrogenase 2, chloroplastic-like — MISISSLNPTAAAAAANSAALPSLQPLSRQQLLFLSPPQHHHCRRCLTVRAIDAAQPYDYEAQLNPRFTQSTNLKIAIVGFGNFGQFLAKTFILQGHTVYAYSRSSYFSIAQSMGVVYFSDVHDLCENHPDVILMCTSILSTEQVLKSLPLQRLRRNTLFVDVLSVKEFPKNIFLQVLPTHFDILCTHPMFGPESGKYSWKDLPFVFDKVRIGDEDSRSRRVDSFLDIFKKEGCRMEEMSCSEHDKYAAGSQFITHTVGRILGKLDLEDTPINTRGYETLLDLVGNTSSDSFDLYYGLFMYNENAMEQIERLDLAFEALKKELFGHIHEVLRKQLFGKSEEGGAQKPMMAKLLKNYGTSSLPSASESVSSDGGGNSR; from the coding sequence ATGATTTCGATTTCCTCACTCAACCCTACAGCAGCAGCCGCCGCCGCCAATTCCGCCGCCCTGCCCTCCCTTCAACCTCTTAGCCGCCAACAGCTACTGTTCTTGTCGCCTCCGCAGCACCACCATTGTCGCCGCTGCCTTACAGTCCGAGCAATCGATGCTGCCCAGCCGTACGATTACGAAGCCCAACTCAACCCCCGCTTCACCCAGTCCACGAATCTCAAAATCGCCATAGTTGGGTTCGGCAACTTCGGCCAATTCCTGGCGAAGACGTTCATTCTGCAGGGGCACACGGTCTACGCCTATTCTCGATCCAGTTACTTCTCGATCGCGCAATCAATGGGCGTAGTTTACTTCTCCGATGTGCACGACCTCTGCGAGAATCACCCTGATGTGATTCTCATGTGCACTTCCATACTTTCGACGGAGCAAGTGCTCAAATCGTTGCCCTTGCAGCGGCTTCGAAGGAATACTCTGTTTGTAGATGTTTTGTCTGTGAAAGAATTTCCAAAGAACATTTTCCTCCAGGTTCTTCCCACCCACTTCGATATACTCTGCACACACCCCATGTTTGGCCCCGAAAGTGGGAAATACAGCTGGAAGGATCTGCCGTTTGTGTTTGATAAAGTGAGAATTGGTGATGAAGATTCTAGATCAAGGAGGGTTGACAGTTTCTTGGATATTTTCAAGAAAGAAGGGTGTAGAATGGAGGAGATGTCGTGCTCGGAGCACGATAAGTATGCCGCGGGATCGCAATTTATTACTCATACAGTGGGGAGAATTCTTGGAAAGCTGGACCTGGAAGATACTCCAATTAACACTAGAGGCTATGAAACCTTGTTGGATTTGGTGGGAAATACTTCTAGTGATAGTTTTGATCTGTACTATGGGCTGTTTATGTATAACGAGAATGCAATGGAACAGATAGAGAGACTGGATTTGGCGTTTGAGGCATTGAAGAAGGAGTTGTTCGGGCACATACATGAAGTCCTGAGGAAGCAGTTGTTTGGGAAATCCGAGGAGGGAGGTGCTCAGAAACCGATGATGGCGAAACTGCTCAAGAATTATGGGACTTCGTCGTTGCCATCTGCATCAGAGAGTGTAAGCAGCGACGGCGGCGGCAACAGCCGTTAG
- the LOC140828156 gene encoding protein PLANT CADMIUM RESISTANCE 2-like has protein sequence MPSYQFFQLRHPPPSLLSLEAPDNGHNPPIPATGVLYIQPTPVGIDSKRHQESKWNTSLFGCHGDLKICCKTLFCPCITASEIVEIITEGTTSTREALVILGLFSVTYCMWAYTCFNRTIIRTRFNIKGSPWIDCLAHGFCLPCALCQEYRELDHRGFDPSLGWFENVERQKNAVAIYQITPPQPASMTRS, from the exons ATGCCTTCTTACCAATTTTTTCAACTCCGGCATCCTCCACCGTCGTTACTCTCTCTTGAAGCTCCGGATAATGGCCACAACCCACCAATCCCGGCAACCGGTGTCCTCTATATACAACCGACTCCGGTTGGAATTGATTCAAAAAGACATCAAGAATCGAAATGGAATACCAGTCTCTTCGGATGTCATGGTGACCTGAAAATTT GTTGCAAAACGTTGTTCTGTCCATGCATCACGGCTTCTGAGATCGTGGAGATCATAACCGAGGGAACTACGT CTACAAGGGAAGCATTGGTAATTCTTGGATTGTTCTCGGTGACATATTGCATGTGGGCATACACATGCTTCAATCGTACCATAATCAGAACAAGATTCAACATTAAGGGAAGCCCTTGGATCGATTGTCTTGCTCATGGATTCTGCTTGCCTTGCGCTCTATGTCAAGAGTATCGAGAGCTGGATCATCGGGGATTCGATCCTAGTCTTG GATGGTTTGAAAATGTTGAGAGACAAAAGAATGCAGTCGCCATTTACCAAATCACACCACCACAGCCTGCATCAATGACAAGATCATAG